The Oenanthe melanoleuca isolate GR-GAL-2019-014 chromosome 1A, OMel1.0, whole genome shotgun sequence genome contains a region encoding:
- the NDUFB2 gene encoding NADH dehydrogenase [ubiquinone] 1 beta subcomplex subunit 2, mitochondrial: MVVAALGRAAGRLLRAGAAVPGRRRAGGGVHIPPRYRQFPELTRAQVIRGEVLSGFMWFWILWQFWHNSEMVLGHFPYPDPSAWTDEELGIPPDDEE; encoded by the exons ATGGTGGTGGCGGCGCTgggccgggcggcggggcggctgctgcgggccggggccgccgtgcccgggcggcggcg CGCGGGCGGCGGGGTGCACATCCCGCCGCGCTACCGGCAGTTCCCGGAGCTGACGCGGGCGCAAGTGATTCGAGGCGAGGTGCTGAGCGGCTTCATGTGGTTCTGGATCCTCTGGCAGTTCTGGCACAACTCGGAAATGGTGCTG GGACACTTCCCGTATCCCGACCCTTCGGCCTGGACGGACGAGGAGCTCGGCATCCCTCCGGACGATGAGGAATAG
- the LOC130261977 gene encoding glutactin-like isoform X2 — MKETSKKIMEKVARLSGESFQGIQHSPPPPPDKVSSTSVSCVQCCHTANKDSCSSLLPRCPVTDCPVCAWSPGPFCRPLIPSTKRNFTGSSPEASRVLRGARVLARRDTDGFYYLGCIVQEVKGSREGFLIEFDQSCALKGKVQRGWQETPLYDILHYEDARRHPLAPGDRVLAPWEAPAKRFGPGTVLRVLESTEAPLAHNERRVLVNFWNGQTKEVSSVQALRIPLPLSERIILELQMPLAARQMVVDSSLDYPYLVAPGYRASGQCRQGHLELDCCPGALYSTHPCAKCSWGWTSLPQCCLGAWEPTRPAECKVQQENAFIPRASLSEEKLSKKIEQELSELRIASSESVSREEEKKEEKRLEIESIPKDVRSCLEENREAIETEKGPQRRMAHAVVDAAVNTDSWLMETHHKEEAESRQQDAETEANFEHEHGLFESRVAEAPVQHSQRSPSLGSSALVPFRHQSYFAQVNQSLEKDSLTIRSAFRVQRPHSTTNLLTGRSTHLPNLKDKSITKSVLSGASEERWKELDFSRAKIEHKKWQEEQRQLKREQQQEADGTRRRLRRDSQRQRLHQRTLQGLEKQLEHKERALQHVALLQAAGAERSRKESFFREEEERKARQRLQFLKTQRLQREELQAESNKRSCEQEKERLEFLRSRMQSRQEVLEQESQEKDKQQNQHQAAKVRVFQRRESSNLKMEKKGQKLRALQQYLREQNLLLLRTSLLV; from the exons ATGAaggaaacaagcaaaaaaataatggagaaagTAGCCAGACTATCAGGGGAGTCCTTTCAAGGAATCCAGCActccccacctcctcctcctgacAAG GTAAGCTCCACGTCCGTCTCATGTGTCCAGTGTTGCCACACAGCTAATAAAGATTCCTGTAGTTCTCTGCTGCCAAGATGTCCAGTAACAGA cTGTCCTGTTTGTGCATGGAGCCCAGGTCCCTTTTGCAGGCCCTTGATACCTTCAACCAAAAGGAATTTCACTGGTTCATCTCCAGAGGCTTCCCGTGTCCTGAGGGGAGCTCGTGTGTTGGCAAGGAGAGACACTGATGGCTTTTATTACTTGGGCTGCATTGTCCAGGAGGTGAAG GGTTCCAGGGAAGGCTTTTTAATTGAGTTTGACCAAAGTTGTGCTCTGAAGGGCAAGGTCCAGCGCGGCTGGCAGGAAACTCCTCTCTATGACATTCTGCACTATGAGGACGCCCGGCGACACCCTCTTGCTCCAGGGGACAGGGTCTTGGCACCATGGGAGGCTCCAGCCAAACGTTTTGGCCCTGGCACTGTGCTCAGGGTTCTGGAGAGCACAGAGGCACCTTTAG CACACAATGAAAGGAGAGTGCTTGTGAATTTCTGGAATGGGCAGACTAAGGAGGTGTCTTCTGTCCAAGCTCTGCGGATTCCTCTGCCCCTAAGCGAACGCAtcatcctggagctgcagatgcCTTTGGCAGCCCGGCAGATGGTGGTAGATTCAAGCTTGGATTACCCATACCTTGTGGCACCAGGTTATAGAGCCTCAGGGCAGTGCAgacagggtcacctggagctggaTTGCTGCCCAGGGGCTCTGTATTCCACTCATCCCTGTGCCAAGTGCAGCTGGGGGTGGACCTCtcttccccagtgctgccttGGAGCCTGGGAACCCACACGGCCTGCAGAGTGCAaagtgcagcaggaaaatgccTTCATCCCCAGGGCAAGCTTGTCTGAAGAAAAGCTCAGCAAGAAAATAGAACAGGAACTGTCTGAATTGAGGATTGCATCTTCAGAAAGTGTTtccagagaggaagagaaaaaggaagagaagagatTGGAGATAGAAAGCATTCCAAAAGATGTTAGGTCTTGTTTGGAGGAGAACCGTGAGGCTATAGAAACTGAGAAG GGCCCTCAGAGGCGGATGGCTCATGCTGTGGTGGATGCTGCTGTCAACACAGACAGCTGGTTAATGGAGACACATCACAAGGAAGAAGCAGAGAGCAGACAGCAGGATGCTGAAACTGAAGCTAATTTTGAACATGAGCATG GCCTTTTTGAGTCCAGAGTGGCAGAAGCTCCAGTCCAGCATTCCCAGaggagcccttccctgggaaGCAGTGCTTTGGTTCCTTTCAGGCACCAGAGCTACTTTGCCCAAGTGAATCAGTCCCTGGAGAAAGACAGCCTGACCATCAGATCAGCCTTTCGTGTGCAGAGACCACACAGCACCACCAACCTGCTGACTGGGAGATCCACACATCTCCcaaatttaaaagacaaaagcatCACA aaatCAGTCCTCAGTGGTGCATCTGAGGAGAGGTGGAAAGAGCTGGACTTCAGCAGAGCCAAGATTGAGCACAAAAAGTGGCAAGAGGAACAGAGGCAGCTgaagagggagcagcagcaagaggcAGATGGCACCCGACGCCGGCTGCGCAGGGACAGCCAGAG GCAGCGATTGCATCAGAGAACATTGCAAGGGCTGGAGAAACAGCTGGAGCACAAAGAAAGAGCTTTGCAGCACGTggcactgctccaggctgctggggctgagaggagcaggaaggaatcCTTCTttagagaggaggaggagaggaaggcaAGGCAGAGGCTTCAGTTCTTAAAGACACAACGTTTGCAGAGAGAGGAGTTGCAGGCAGAAAGCAACAAAAGGAGCTGtgaacaagagaaagaaaggctG GAGTTCCTGAGGAGCAGAATGCAGTCACGGCAGGAAGTGCTGGAACAAGAATCCCAAGAGAAGgacaaacagcaaaaccagcaccaGGCTGCCAAAGTGAGAGTGTTCCAGAGGAGAGAGAGTTCTAAtttgaagatggaaaaaaaaggccAGAAACTCCGTGCCCTCCAGCAGTACCTCAGGGAACAGAACCTTCTGCTGCTCCGGACATCCCTGCTTGTGTAA
- the LOC130261977 gene encoding uncharacterized protein LOC130261977 isoform X3 gives MKETSKKIMEKVARLSGESFQGIQHSPPPPPDKVSSTSVSCVQCCHTANKDSCSSLLPRCPVTDCPVCAWSPGPFCRPLIPSTKRNFTGSSPEASRVLRGARVLARRDTDGFYYLGCIVQEVKGSREGFLIEFDQSCALKGKVQRGWQETPLYDILHYEDARRHPLAPGDRVLAPWEAPAKRFGPGTVLRVLESTEAPLAHNERRVLVNFWNGQTKEVSSVQALRIPLPLSERIILELQMPLAARQMVVDSSLDYPYLVAPGYRASGQCRQGHLELDCCPGALYSTHPCAKCSWGWTSLPQCCLGAWEPTRPAECKVQQENAFIPRASLSEEKLSKKIEQELSELRIASSESVSREEEKKEEKRLEIESIPKDVRSCLEENREAIETEKGPQRRMAHAVVDAAVNTDSWLMETHHKEEAESRQQDAETEANFEHEHGLFESRVAEAPVQHSQRSPSLGSSALVPFRHQSYFAQVNQSLEKDSLTIRSAFRVQRPHSTTNLLTGRSTHLPNLKDKSITKSVLSGASEERWKELDFSRAKIEHKKWQEEQRQLKREQQQEADGTRRRLRRDSQRSS, from the exons ATGAaggaaacaagcaaaaaaataatggagaaagTAGCCAGACTATCAGGGGAGTCCTTTCAAGGAATCCAGCActccccacctcctcctcctgacAAG GTAAGCTCCACGTCCGTCTCATGTGTCCAGTGTTGCCACACAGCTAATAAAGATTCCTGTAGTTCTCTGCTGCCAAGATGTCCAGTAACAGA cTGTCCTGTTTGTGCATGGAGCCCAGGTCCCTTTTGCAGGCCCTTGATACCTTCAACCAAAAGGAATTTCACTGGTTCATCTCCAGAGGCTTCCCGTGTCCTGAGGGGAGCTCGTGTGTTGGCAAGGAGAGACACTGATGGCTTTTATTACTTGGGCTGCATTGTCCAGGAGGTGAAG GGTTCCAGGGAAGGCTTTTTAATTGAGTTTGACCAAAGTTGTGCTCTGAAGGGCAAGGTCCAGCGCGGCTGGCAGGAAACTCCTCTCTATGACATTCTGCACTATGAGGACGCCCGGCGACACCCTCTTGCTCCAGGGGACAGGGTCTTGGCACCATGGGAGGCTCCAGCCAAACGTTTTGGCCCTGGCACTGTGCTCAGGGTTCTGGAGAGCACAGAGGCACCTTTAG CACACAATGAAAGGAGAGTGCTTGTGAATTTCTGGAATGGGCAGACTAAGGAGGTGTCTTCTGTCCAAGCTCTGCGGATTCCTCTGCCCCTAAGCGAACGCAtcatcctggagctgcagatgcCTTTGGCAGCCCGGCAGATGGTGGTAGATTCAAGCTTGGATTACCCATACCTTGTGGCACCAGGTTATAGAGCCTCAGGGCAGTGCAgacagggtcacctggagctggaTTGCTGCCCAGGGGCTCTGTATTCCACTCATCCCTGTGCCAAGTGCAGCTGGGGGTGGACCTCtcttccccagtgctgccttGGAGCCTGGGAACCCACACGGCCTGCAGAGTGCAaagtgcagcaggaaaatgccTTCATCCCCAGGGCAAGCTTGTCTGAAGAAAAGCTCAGCAAGAAAATAGAACAGGAACTGTCTGAATTGAGGATTGCATCTTCAGAAAGTGTTtccagagaggaagagaaaaaggaagagaagagatTGGAGATAGAAAGCATTCCAAAAGATGTTAGGTCTTGTTTGGAGGAGAACCGTGAGGCTATAGAAACTGAGAAG GGCCCTCAGAGGCGGATGGCTCATGCTGTGGTGGATGCTGCTGTCAACACAGACAGCTGGTTAATGGAGACACATCACAAGGAAGAAGCAGAGAGCAGACAGCAGGATGCTGAAACTGAAGCTAATTTTGAACATGAGCATG GCCTTTTTGAGTCCAGAGTGGCAGAAGCTCCAGTCCAGCATTCCCAGaggagcccttccctgggaaGCAGTGCTTTGGTTCCTTTCAGGCACCAGAGCTACTTTGCCCAAGTGAATCAGTCCCTGGAGAAAGACAGCCTGACCATCAGATCAGCCTTTCGTGTGCAGAGACCACACAGCACCACCAACCTGCTGACTGGGAGATCCACACATCTCCcaaatttaaaagacaaaagcatCACA aaatCAGTCCTCAGTGGTGCATCTGAGGAGAGGTGGAAAGAGCTGGACTTCAGCAGAGCCAAGATTGAGCACAAAAAGTGGCAAGAGGAACAGAGGCAGCTgaagagggagcagcagcaagaggcAGATGGCACCCGACGCCGGCTGCGCAGGGACAGCCAGAG GAGTTCCTGA
- the LOC130261977 gene encoding uncharacterized protein LOC130261977 isoform X4 translates to MKETSKKIMEKVARLSGESFQGIQHSPPPPPDKVSSTSVSCVQCCHTANKDSCSSLLPRCPVTDCPVCAWSPGPFCRPLIPSTKRNFTGSSPEASRVLRGARVLARRDTDGFYYLGCIVQEVKGSREGFLIEFDQSCALKGKVQRGWQETPLYDILHYEDARRHPLAPGDRVLAPWEAPAKRFGPGTVLRVLESTEAPLAHNERRVLVNFWNGQTKEVSSVQALRIPLPLSERIILELQMPLAARQMVVDSSLDYPYLVAPGYRASGQCRQGHLELDCCPGALYSTHPCAKCSWGWTSLPQCCLGAWEPTRPAECKVQQENAFIPRASLSEEKLSKKIEQELSELRIASSESVSREEEKKEEKRLEIESIPKDVRSCLEENREAIETEKGPQRRMAHAVVDAAVNTDSWLMETHHKEEAESRQQDAETEANFEHEHGLFESRVAEAPVQHSQRSPSLGSSALVPFRHQSYFAQVNQSLEKDSLTIRSAFRVQRPHSTTNLLTGRSTHLPNLKDKSITKSVLSGASEERWKELDFSRAKIEHKKWQEEQRQLKREQQQEADGTRRRLRRDSQR, encoded by the exons ATGAaggaaacaagcaaaaaaataatggagaaagTAGCCAGACTATCAGGGGAGTCCTTTCAAGGAATCCAGCActccccacctcctcctcctgacAAG GTAAGCTCCACGTCCGTCTCATGTGTCCAGTGTTGCCACACAGCTAATAAAGATTCCTGTAGTTCTCTGCTGCCAAGATGTCCAGTAACAGA cTGTCCTGTTTGTGCATGGAGCCCAGGTCCCTTTTGCAGGCCCTTGATACCTTCAACCAAAAGGAATTTCACTGGTTCATCTCCAGAGGCTTCCCGTGTCCTGAGGGGAGCTCGTGTGTTGGCAAGGAGAGACACTGATGGCTTTTATTACTTGGGCTGCATTGTCCAGGAGGTGAAG GGTTCCAGGGAAGGCTTTTTAATTGAGTTTGACCAAAGTTGTGCTCTGAAGGGCAAGGTCCAGCGCGGCTGGCAGGAAACTCCTCTCTATGACATTCTGCACTATGAGGACGCCCGGCGACACCCTCTTGCTCCAGGGGACAGGGTCTTGGCACCATGGGAGGCTCCAGCCAAACGTTTTGGCCCTGGCACTGTGCTCAGGGTTCTGGAGAGCACAGAGGCACCTTTAG CACACAATGAAAGGAGAGTGCTTGTGAATTTCTGGAATGGGCAGACTAAGGAGGTGTCTTCTGTCCAAGCTCTGCGGATTCCTCTGCCCCTAAGCGAACGCAtcatcctggagctgcagatgcCTTTGGCAGCCCGGCAGATGGTGGTAGATTCAAGCTTGGATTACCCATACCTTGTGGCACCAGGTTATAGAGCCTCAGGGCAGTGCAgacagggtcacctggagctggaTTGCTGCCCAGGGGCTCTGTATTCCACTCATCCCTGTGCCAAGTGCAGCTGGGGGTGGACCTCtcttccccagtgctgccttGGAGCCTGGGAACCCACACGGCCTGCAGAGTGCAaagtgcagcaggaaaatgccTTCATCCCCAGGGCAAGCTTGTCTGAAGAAAAGCTCAGCAAGAAAATAGAACAGGAACTGTCTGAATTGAGGATTGCATCTTCAGAAAGTGTTtccagagaggaagagaaaaaggaagagaagagatTGGAGATAGAAAGCATTCCAAAAGATGTTAGGTCTTGTTTGGAGGAGAACCGTGAGGCTATAGAAACTGAGAAG GGCCCTCAGAGGCGGATGGCTCATGCTGTGGTGGATGCTGCTGTCAACACAGACAGCTGGTTAATGGAGACACATCACAAGGAAGAAGCAGAGAGCAGACAGCAGGATGCTGAAACTGAAGCTAATTTTGAACATGAGCATG GCCTTTTTGAGTCCAGAGTGGCAGAAGCTCCAGTCCAGCATTCCCAGaggagcccttccctgggaaGCAGTGCTTTGGTTCCTTTCAGGCACCAGAGCTACTTTGCCCAAGTGAATCAGTCCCTGGAGAAAGACAGCCTGACCATCAGATCAGCCTTTCGTGTGCAGAGACCACACAGCACCACCAACCTGCTGACTGGGAGATCCACACATCTCCcaaatttaaaagacaaaagcatCACA aaatCAGTCCTCAGTGGTGCATCTGAGGAGAGGTGGAAAGAGCTGGACTTCAGCAGAGCCAAGATTGAGCACAAAAAGTGGCAAGAGGAACAGAGGCAGCTgaagagggagcagcagcaagaggcAGATGGCACCCGACGCCGGCTGCGCAGGGACAGCCAGAGGTGA
- the LOC130261977 gene encoding uncharacterized protein LOC130261977 isoform X1 has translation MKETSKKIMEKVARLSGESFQGIQHSPPPPPDKVSSTSVSCVQCCHTANKDSCSSLLPRCPVTDCPVCAWSPGPFCRPLIPSTKRNFTGSSPEASRVLRGARVLARRDTDGFYYLGCIVQEVKGSREGFLIEFDQSCALKGKVQRGWQETPLYDILHYEDARRHPLAPGDRVLAPWEAPAKRFGPGTVLRVLESTEAPLAHNERRVLVNFWNGQTKEVSSVQALRIPLPLSERIILELQMPLAARQMVVDSSLDYPYLVAPGYRASGQCRQGHLELDCCPGALYSTHPCAKCSWGWTSLPQCCLGAWEPTRPAECKVQQENAFIPRASLSEEKLSKKIEQELSELRIASSESVSREEEKKEEKRLEIESIPKDVRSCLEENREAIETEKGPQRRMAHAVVDAAVNTDSWLMETHHKEEAESRQQDAETEANFEHEHGLFESRVAEAPVQHSQRSPSLGSSALVPFRHQSYFAQVNQSLEKDSLTIRSAFRVQRPHSTTNLLTGRSTHLPNLKDKSITKSVLSGASEERWKELDFSRAKIEHKKWQEEQRQLKREQQQEADGTRRRLRRDSQRQRLHQRTLQGLEKQLEHKERALQHVALLQAAGAERSRKESFFREEEERKARQRLQFLKTQRLQREELQAESNKRSCEQEKERLEFLRSRMQSRQEVLEQESQEKDKQQNQHQAAKVRVFQRRESSNLKMEKKGQKLRALQQYLREQNLLLLRTSLLVLHLYAVHHKTADCFCTFSSLLNHLRTDHCRDAAPLLFHTGYVWECIQYHTISKHSWTVFLTIKMQP, from the exons ATGAaggaaacaagcaaaaaaataatggagaaagTAGCCAGACTATCAGGGGAGTCCTTTCAAGGAATCCAGCActccccacctcctcctcctgacAAG GTAAGCTCCACGTCCGTCTCATGTGTCCAGTGTTGCCACACAGCTAATAAAGATTCCTGTAGTTCTCTGCTGCCAAGATGTCCAGTAACAGA cTGTCCTGTTTGTGCATGGAGCCCAGGTCCCTTTTGCAGGCCCTTGATACCTTCAACCAAAAGGAATTTCACTGGTTCATCTCCAGAGGCTTCCCGTGTCCTGAGGGGAGCTCGTGTGTTGGCAAGGAGAGACACTGATGGCTTTTATTACTTGGGCTGCATTGTCCAGGAGGTGAAG GGTTCCAGGGAAGGCTTTTTAATTGAGTTTGACCAAAGTTGTGCTCTGAAGGGCAAGGTCCAGCGCGGCTGGCAGGAAACTCCTCTCTATGACATTCTGCACTATGAGGACGCCCGGCGACACCCTCTTGCTCCAGGGGACAGGGTCTTGGCACCATGGGAGGCTCCAGCCAAACGTTTTGGCCCTGGCACTGTGCTCAGGGTTCTGGAGAGCACAGAGGCACCTTTAG CACACAATGAAAGGAGAGTGCTTGTGAATTTCTGGAATGGGCAGACTAAGGAGGTGTCTTCTGTCCAAGCTCTGCGGATTCCTCTGCCCCTAAGCGAACGCAtcatcctggagctgcagatgcCTTTGGCAGCCCGGCAGATGGTGGTAGATTCAAGCTTGGATTACCCATACCTTGTGGCACCAGGTTATAGAGCCTCAGGGCAGTGCAgacagggtcacctggagctggaTTGCTGCCCAGGGGCTCTGTATTCCACTCATCCCTGTGCCAAGTGCAGCTGGGGGTGGACCTCtcttccccagtgctgccttGGAGCCTGGGAACCCACACGGCCTGCAGAGTGCAaagtgcagcaggaaaatgccTTCATCCCCAGGGCAAGCTTGTCTGAAGAAAAGCTCAGCAAGAAAATAGAACAGGAACTGTCTGAATTGAGGATTGCATCTTCAGAAAGTGTTtccagagaggaagagaaaaaggaagagaagagatTGGAGATAGAAAGCATTCCAAAAGATGTTAGGTCTTGTTTGGAGGAGAACCGTGAGGCTATAGAAACTGAGAAG GGCCCTCAGAGGCGGATGGCTCATGCTGTGGTGGATGCTGCTGTCAACACAGACAGCTGGTTAATGGAGACACATCACAAGGAAGAAGCAGAGAGCAGACAGCAGGATGCTGAAACTGAAGCTAATTTTGAACATGAGCATG GCCTTTTTGAGTCCAGAGTGGCAGAAGCTCCAGTCCAGCATTCCCAGaggagcccttccctgggaaGCAGTGCTTTGGTTCCTTTCAGGCACCAGAGCTACTTTGCCCAAGTGAATCAGTCCCTGGAGAAAGACAGCCTGACCATCAGATCAGCCTTTCGTGTGCAGAGACCACACAGCACCACCAACCTGCTGACTGGGAGATCCACACATCTCCcaaatttaaaagacaaaagcatCACA aaatCAGTCCTCAGTGGTGCATCTGAGGAGAGGTGGAAAGAGCTGGACTTCAGCAGAGCCAAGATTGAGCACAAAAAGTGGCAAGAGGAACAGAGGCAGCTgaagagggagcagcagcaagaggcAGATGGCACCCGACGCCGGCTGCGCAGGGACAGCCAGAG GCAGCGATTGCATCAGAGAACATTGCAAGGGCTGGAGAAACAGCTGGAGCACAAAGAAAGAGCTTTGCAGCACGTggcactgctccaggctgctggggctgagaggagcaggaaggaatcCTTCTttagagaggaggaggagaggaaggcaAGGCAGAGGCTTCAGTTCTTAAAGACACAACGTTTGCAGAGAGAGGAGTTGCAGGCAGAAAGCAACAAAAGGAGCTGtgaacaagagaaagaaaggctG GAGTTCCTGAGGAGCAGAATGCAGTCACGGCAGGAAGTGCTGGAACAAGAATCCCAAGAGAAGgacaaacagcaaaaccagcaccaGGCTGCCAAAGTGAGAGTGTTCCAGAGGAGAGAGAGTTCTAAtttgaagatggaaaaaaaaggccAGAAACTCCGTGCCCTCCAGCAGTACCTCAGGGAACAGAACCTTCTGCTGCTCCGGACATCCCTGCTTGT ACTTCATTTATATGCTGTTCATCATAAAACAGCAGATTGTTTTTGCACTTTCTCTTCATTGCTTAACCACCTGAGAACAGACcactgcagagatgctgctccaCTGCTGTTTCACACAGGGTATGTTTGGGAATGTATTCAGTACCACACTATTTCCAAGCATTCATGGACTGTATTTCTCACTATTAAAATGCAGCCATAA